In a genomic window of Acidimicrobiales bacterium:
- a CDS encoding DUF2142 domain-containing protein — MTPQRLLLAVGLPLGLLIALLSPAWTGYDEFTHFARVVDMAQGNLEPMATAEGIGSVIPYAHREATAQIFLDHKAGRAPWTPTSVRALLQHRPDGRTVFVDTRPTSASTPLGYLPATIGAFVPVRADAPGLAVLWAGRLASLAAYLGIAWWAVSTAAAFRWSLVVAATLPLNLALASSVSPDGLTIAAVLLAVATWTRVEAGEQLPIRVLLASCLMLALAKPPYFLVLALFPASAILDRTAGRIRAALVAGGALLLGLVTTVANSSENYQAATITMRVQEIHFQPDVQLDRLLSDLPGFLWTAVDTWITEYRFYVQGWFRQLGFWEADLPAVVPWMLLVVLAAAILRLDGDDLRGLVGVRRTMVAFGVGALLVAIYAVSYVYFTDRADYGHIGLQMARYALPLAVLAAVAWSPRALIPAAGRIDRRWALVAVALVPTVGIGASVVTWLWTGANTPLG; from the coding sequence GTGACGCCGCAGCGCCTCCTCCTCGCGGTCGGGCTGCCGCTCGGCCTCCTGATCGCCCTGCTGTCGCCAGCCTGGACCGGTTACGACGAGTTCACGCACTTCGCCAGGGTGGTCGACATGGCACAGGGGAACCTGGAGCCGATGGCGACGGCGGAGGGAATCGGCTCGGTGATCCCCTACGCCCACCGGGAGGCCACGGCGCAGATATTCCTCGACCACAAGGCCGGGAGGGCGCCCTGGACGCCCACGTCGGTGCGGGCACTGCTCCAGCATCGACCCGATGGACGGACGGTGTTCGTCGACACCCGCCCCACCAGCGCCTCGACGCCATTGGGGTACCTTCCGGCGACCATCGGGGCGTTCGTTCCGGTGCGGGCGGACGCCCCTGGTCTGGCCGTCCTCTGGGCAGGGCGCCTGGCCTCACTGGCCGCCTACCTCGGGATCGCCTGGTGGGCGGTGTCGACCGCCGCTGCCTTCCGGTGGTCGTTGGTGGTGGCAGCCACCCTCCCGCTGAATCTGGCCCTGGCTTCCTCCGTCTCGCCGGACGGCCTGACCATTGCCGCCGTGCTACTGGCGGTCGCCACGTGGACTCGGGTCGAGGCGGGCGAACAACTGCCGATCCGGGTTCTCCTTGCGTCGTGCCTGATGCTCGCCCTCGCCAAGCCGCCCTACTTCCTCGTGCTGGCGCTGTTCCCCGCCTCGGCGATCCTGGACCGCACGGCTGGCAGGATCCGGGCGGCCCTGGTCGCCGGCGGTGCGCTCCTCCTCGGCCTTGTGACGACGGTGGCCAACTCCTCTGAGAACTACCAGGCCGCCACCATCACCATGAGGGTCCAGGAGATTCACTTCCAGCCCGACGTCCAACTGGATCGGCTCCTGAGTGACCTGCCGGGCTTCCTCTGGACCGCGGTCGACACCTGGATCACGGAGTACCGCTTCTACGTTCAGGGCTGGTTCCGGCAGCTGGGGTTCTGGGAGGCCGACCTACCGGCGGTGGTGCCGTGGATGCTGCTGGTGGTCCTGGCCGCTGCCATACTCCGACTCGACGGCGACGACCTGCGTGGCCTGGTGGGGGTCCGCAGGACGATGGTGGCCTTCGGGGTGGGTGCCCTGCTGGTCGCCATCTACGCCGTGAGCTACGTCTACTTCACCGACCGCGCCGACTACGGCCATATCGGGTTGCAGATGGCCCGCTACGCCCTGCCGCTGGCCGTCTTGGCCGCCGTGGCCTGGTCCCCCCGGGCCCTCATTCCGGCGGCGGGTCGAATCGACCGACGCTGGGCCCTGGTCGCGGTGGCTCTCGTACCGACGGTGGGCATCGGAGCCTCGGTCGTCACCTGGCTGTGGACGGGAGCCAATACCCCTCTGGGCTGA
- a CDS encoding DUF3367 domain-containing protein — MTTRPPLLSRDVVQRLVLVVVAYVPMLLNDVGRVAADTKAYLYLDPGRLLARAPYMWQPEVALGSVTHQNIGYLWPVGPFFWLGEALGLPDWITQRLWLGSVLLAAGLGMRWFLRTLGWRGPAMLVSSLAYMLSPYLLNYVDRHSVILLPWAGLPWLMGLTIRALRTPGWRHAAAFGLVTLTVGGVNASSLLLVGIGPVAWLAWCGLERSAPWSRIAGTASRMGAAFVATGAWWMVGLAVQARYGLPTLRLTENYKVVSDAATAPELFRGLGYWYFYGQGRLGAWIEPATSYTRWALPLSFALPLLALLAAVLVRFRHRGHALMLMVVGLLVGIGAHPYDGPSPLGRLFREWTLTDAGLAIRSTPRALPLSILGTSMLLGAGVAALGRWRPRWEQPLAIGLCLLVVANLSPLWQGEILGRLVQRPEDVPGYWHEAAAHLDSQADTTRVLEIPGTDFAAYRWGNSGDPVLPGLMDRAHVARELIPQGSPASAALLVALDAELQEGRFDPDGLAPMARLLGAGDVVYRADLQFERFRTPRPDDLWSDLRVAPGFEAPIGFGEPLANVAGPERPLIDQHTLARPPGTGHPAPAVVLPVSDPQPILRLADPTRPVVVVGDAVGLVAAAGEGLLEPGRPVLFSASFSEDPAAVRELNVAGARLVLTDTNRKDGHRWGTIRETTGYTERLDEAPTAGDLSDQRLPVLPEHAGTRTVARQIGIRVDATAYGNPVTFTPGDRPFHAVDGLVDTAWSVGAFNDVVGERLDLHLDRPAPVGHLILIQASSQGQNRWITDLRVHLDDRWIDVTLDGSSRSVPGQRLDLPGGEVSRIGLEVRNTDVGTLDHYAGVTGVGFADVVVDGLVADETILLPTDLTDAVGADAGAEVVLLLTRQRSDPLDPIRKQPERAMDRTASIPWDRTFLLRGEARLSTDAADGLMDHPSGPFARSTGSLAGDLGSRARSAFDDDPSTAWQAPIGDQVGQALTVTHAVARRFSDLSMTYRADGLHSAPTALLVIGDDGPVGTVDLPGTLRNVTAGVVTVDLPVPPFTSRTLTIEVLSVAERRTMNWYSGLPDILPVAIVEIHDGPDTPPVLPWYDTGCRDDLLEVDGVAVEVRLVGSMTDALARRPMTVLPCGAALRLGHGEHRVVGTAGATTGVDIDRLVLTSAPADDPGPTPLPTIRTLHRSRTSLVVEVSGGDMPVWLVLGQSLNDGWSLRDAGDRDLGPPTLVDGYANGWLVVPGNGPTTFRLRWTPQRSVWAGLYLSLAASLACLALAVRGRGDTGPPVGEPAEFVNPVRRRRLLGRGPAMAVGLAIAAFAILNLPAWPVTGAAIGALAALGVQGRLPQRLTAALAVTSMTVAAGLIAIDQIRYRHPRDFVWPLFFDRYHVVGVLAILCMAAAAVEALLERRSQR; from the coding sequence ATGACCACGCGGCCCCCGCTCCTCAGTCGGGACGTCGTCCAACGCCTGGTCCTGGTCGTGGTGGCGTACGTGCCCATGCTCCTGAACGACGTGGGTCGGGTGGCCGCGGACACGAAGGCTTACCTCTACCTGGATCCCGGCCGGCTCCTGGCGCGGGCGCCCTACATGTGGCAGCCCGAGGTGGCGTTGGGTTCCGTAACCCACCAGAACATCGGCTACCTCTGGCCGGTGGGCCCGTTCTTCTGGTTGGGCGAGGCACTGGGCCTCCCGGACTGGATCACGCAGCGACTCTGGCTGGGTTCGGTTCTGCTGGCCGCCGGCCTCGGCATGCGCTGGTTCCTACGCACCCTGGGCTGGCGGGGACCCGCCATGCTGGTCTCGTCGCTGGCCTACATGCTCAGCCCGTACCTCCTCAACTACGTGGACCGGCATTCGGTGATCCTCCTGCCGTGGGCGGGCCTTCCGTGGCTGATGGGGCTCACCATCCGGGCACTCCGGACGCCGGGATGGCGCCATGCGGCGGCCTTCGGCCTGGTCACGCTGACCGTCGGAGGCGTGAACGCCAGCTCCCTGCTCCTGGTCGGCATCGGGCCGGTGGCGTGGTTGGCCTGGTGCGGGCTGGAGCGGTCAGCGCCCTGGTCGCGCATAGCCGGGACGGCCTCCAGGATGGGTGCGGCATTCGTGGCTACCGGAGCCTGGTGGATGGTCGGCCTGGCCGTCCAGGCCCGGTACGGCCTTCCGACGCTACGCCTCACCGAGAACTACAAGGTCGTCTCCGACGCCGCCACCGCCCCGGAGCTCTTCCGGGGCCTCGGCTACTGGTACTTCTACGGACAGGGCCGCCTCGGGGCCTGGATCGAGCCGGCAACCTCCTACACGCGCTGGGCACTTCCCCTCTCGTTCGCCCTGCCCCTCCTTGCCCTCCTCGCGGCGGTGTTGGTCCGCTTCCGCCACCGTGGCCACGCCCTAATGCTCATGGTGGTCGGCCTCCTCGTGGGCATCGGCGCCCATCCCTACGACGGACCCTCCCCCCTGGGCCGGCTCTTCCGGGAGTGGACGCTGACCGACGCCGGGCTGGCCATTCGCAGCACCCCGCGTGCGCTCCCCCTCTCGATCCTGGGGACGTCCATGCTGCTGGGTGCCGGGGTGGCGGCCCTGGGACGGTGGCGTCCCCGTTGGGAACAGCCCCTGGCCATCGGACTCTGCCTCCTGGTCGTGGCCAACCTCTCGCCGCTCTGGCAGGGAGAGATCCTCGGCCGACTGGTCCAGCGGCCGGAGGACGTTCCCGGCTACTGGCACGAGGCGGCAGCCCACCTGGACTCCCAGGCGGACACGACGCGGGTCCTGGAGATACCGGGGACCGACTTCGCCGCATACCGCTGGGGCAACTCGGGTGACCCCGTGCTCCCGGGCCTCATGGACCGCGCCCACGTCGCCCGGGAGTTGATCCCCCAGGGATCTCCGGCCTCGGCTGCCCTCCTGGTGGCACTGGATGCCGAGCTCCAGGAGGGGCGTTTCGACCCCGATGGCCTGGCGCCGATGGCGCGACTCCTCGGGGCAGGCGACGTGGTCTACAGAGCCGACCTCCAGTTCGAACGGTTCCGGACCCCTCGGCCCGATGACCTCTGGTCCGACCTGCGAGTCGCTCCCGGATTCGAGGCGCCCATCGGCTTCGGAGAGCCGCTGGCCAACGTCGCGGGGCCCGAACGACCACTCATCGACCAGCACACGCTGGCGCGCCCACCCGGGACCGGGCACCCTGCTCCCGCCGTCGTCCTGCCCGTGTCGGATCCGCAGCCGATCCTCCGGCTGGCCGACCCGACGAGGCCAGTCGTGGTGGTCGGGGATGCCGTGGGCCTCGTGGCAGCGGCCGGCGAAGGGCTGTTGGAGCCGGGTCGACCCGTCCTGTTCAGCGCGTCGTTCAGCGAGGATCCCGCCGCGGTCCGGGAGCTCAACGTGGCGGGAGCCAGGTTGGTACTCACCGACACCAACCGGAAGGACGGCCACCGCTGGGGCACCATCCGCGAGACGACCGGGTACACGGAGCGACTCGACGAGGCACCGACCGCCGGCGACCTCTCCGACCAGCGCCTCCCCGTGCTACCGGAGCATGCCGGCACCAGGACGGTCGCCCGACAGATTGGCATCCGCGTGGATGCCACCGCCTACGGCAACCCCGTGACGTTCACCCCGGGGGACCGACCGTTCCATGCCGTCGACGGCCTCGTGGACACCGCCTGGTCGGTCGGGGCGTTCAACGACGTGGTCGGAGAACGCCTCGACCTCCACCTCGACCGACCGGCTCCCGTTGGACACCTGATACTCATACAGGCCTCGTCGCAGGGCCAAAACCGGTGGATCACCGACCTCAGGGTCCACCTCGACGACAGGTGGATCGACGTGACACTCGACGGGTCGTCGCGGTCGGTGCCCGGCCAGCGCCTGGACCTCCCGGGAGGCGAGGTGTCACGCATCGGGCTGGAGGTACGCAACACCGACGTCGGCACCCTCGACCACTATGCGGGGGTCACCGGGGTCGGGTTCGCCGATGTGGTGGTGGACGGCCTCGTGGCCGACGAGACGATCCTGCTGCCCACGGACCTGACCGATGCGGTGGGAGCTGACGCTGGTGCCGAGGTCGTGCTGCTCCTGACCCGCCAGCGCTCTGATCCGCTGGACCCGATCCGGAAGCAGCCCGAGAGGGCCATGGACCGGACGGCGTCGATCCCGTGGGACCGGACGTTCCTGCTGCGTGGCGAGGCCCGCCTCTCGACCGATGCCGCCGACGGGCTCATGGACCATCCGTCGGGTCCCTTCGCCCGCTCGACAGGCAGCCTGGCCGGTGACCTCGGGTCCCGAGCACGTTCGGCATTCGACGATGACCCGTCCACAGCATGGCAGGCGCCGATAGGCGACCAGGTCGGCCAGGCGCTGACGGTCACCCACGCCGTCGCCCGACGTTTCTCCGACCTCTCCATGACCTACAGGGCCGACGGGCTGCACTCGGCTCCCACAGCGCTCCTCGTCATCGGCGACGACGGACCTGTCGGCACGGTGGACCTACCGGGCACGCTGCGGAATGTCACCGCCGGAGTCGTCACGGTGGACCTCCCGGTTCCGCCATTCACCAGCCGGACGCTCACCATCGAGGTCCTGAGCGTGGCCGAGAGGCGCACCATGAACTGGTACTCCGGCCTCCCGGACATCCTGCCGGTGGCCATCGTCGAGATCCACGACGGCCCCGACACTCCACCGGTGCTCCCGTGGTACGACACCGGATGCCGTGACGACCTCCTCGAGGTCGACGGCGTCGCGGTTGAGGTACGGCTCGTCGGGTCGATGACCGACGCCCTGGCCCGTCGGCCGATGACCGTGCTGCCCTGCGGCGCGGCCCTCCGGCTGGGACACGGCGAGCACCGCGTGGTCGGCACCGCCGGTGCCACCACCGGCGTCGACATCGACCGCCTCGTCCTGACCTCGGCCCCCGCCGACGACCCTGGCCCGACCCCCCTTCCGACCATCAGAACGCTCCACCGCTCCCGGACCAGCCTCGTGGTCGAGGTATCCGGAGGGGACATGCCGGTCTGGCTCGTGCTCGGACAGAGCCTCAACGACGGATGGAGCCTCCGGGACGCGGGCGACCGGGACCTTGGCCCACCGACCCTGGTGGACGGCTATGCCAACGGGTGGCTGGTCGTCCCCGGCAACGGACCCACTACCTTCCGCCTTCGCTGGACGCCCCAGCGCTCCGTGTGGGCGGGCCTCTACCTCTCGCTGGCCGCCTCACTCGCATGCCTGGCCCTGGCGGTGCGTGGACGTGGGGACACGGGACCACCTGTCGGGGAGCCTGCCGAGTTCGTGAACCCCGTCCGCCGCCGTCGCCTCCTGGGCCGCGGCCCGGCGATGGCCGTTGGGCTGGCCATTGCCGCCTTCGCCATCCTGAACCTTCCGGCCTGGCCCGTCACGGGGGCGGCCATCGGGGCTCTGGCGGCACTGGGGGTCCAGGGTCGCCTACCGCAGCGCCTGACCGCAGCCCTGGCCGTGACGTCCATGACCGTCGCTGCCGGCCTCATCGCCATCGACCAGATCAGGTACCGGCATCCACGCGACTTCGTGTGGCCGCTCTTCTTCGACCGCTACCACGTGGTCGGCGTTCTGGCGATCCTCTGCATGGCGGCCGCCGCAGTCGAGGCACTTCTGGAACGCCGGTCCCAACGCTGA